In the Oncorhynchus gorbuscha isolate QuinsamMale2020 ecotype Even-year linkage group LG05, OgorEven_v1.0, whole genome shotgun sequence genome, one interval contains:
- the LOC124035724 gene encoding retinal dehydrogenase 2-like produces the protein MTSSKIELPGEVKTDADAAALMASLQLMPSPVPNAEIKYTKIFINNEWQDSVSGKTFPVYNPASGEQICEVQEAEKADVDKAVQAARLAFTLGSVWRRMDASERGRLLAKLADLVERDSAYLATIESMDSGKPFLPTLFVDLQGTIKTLRYYAGYADKIHGTSIPMDGDYLTFTRHEPIGVCGQIIPWNFPLMMTAWKLGPALACGNTVVLKPAQQTPLTCLYIGSLVKEAGFPPGVINILPGFGPTAGAAIASHMGIDKVAFTGSTEVGKLIQEAAGKSNLKRVTLELGGKNPNIIFADADLDLAVEQAHQGVFFNAGQCCTAGSRIFVEEPIYEEFVRRSVERAKRRTVGSPFDPTTEQGPQISQEQQSRVLEFIRSGISEGARLECGGKALGLKGFFIEPTVFSNVKDDMRIAKEEIFGPVQQIMKFKTIDEVIERANNTEYGLVAAVFTSDITKAMTISTAMQAGTVWINCFNALSTQCPFGGYKMSGNGRELGDCGLKEYSEVKTITIKISAKNS, from the exons ATTTTCATCAACAATGAGTGGCAAGACTCTGTGAGCGGAAAGACCTTCCCAGTCTACAACCCTGCCAGCGGAGAACAGATCTGTGAGGTCCAAGAAGCAGAGAAG GCTGATGTGGACAAGGCGGTGCAGGCGGCCCGGCTGGCCTTCACCCTTGGTTCAGTGTGGCGGAGGATGGACGCGTCAGAAAGGGGTAGACTGCTGGCTAAACTGGCTGACCTGGTGGAGAGGGACAGTGCCTATCTAGCA ACTATAGAGTCCATGGACAGTGGGAAGCCTTTCCTGCCCACCCTGTTTGTGGACCTCCAGGGAACCATAAAGACGCTCAGATACTATGCTGGATACGCAGACAAGATCCATGGAACGTCCATTCCAATGG ATGGAGACTATCTTACGTTCACTAGACACGAGCCCATAGGAGTGTGTGGACAGATCATCCCT TGGAACTTCCCACTGATGATGACTGCGTGGAAGCTAGGTCCAGCACTGGCCTGTGGGAACACGGTGGTCCTGAAGCCTGCTCAGCAGACACCCCTCACCTGCCTGTACATCGGATCTCTGGTCAAAGAG GCTGGGTTTCCACCGGGAGTCATCAATATTTTGCCAGGATTCGGGCCAACGGCAGGAGCTGCGATTGCTTCGCACATGGGCATAGACAAAGTGGCTTTCACAGGATCAACTGAG GTCGGCAAGCTGATCCAAGAAGCAGCTGGGAAGAGTAATTTGAAGAGAGTAACCCTGGAGCTAGGAGGAAAGAATCCCAACATTATTTTTGCAGACGCTGATT tggATCTAGCTGTGGAGCAGGCCCACCAGGGAGTGTTCTTCAATGCAGGCCAGTGCTGCACTGCAGGCTCTCGTATCTTCGTGGAAGAGCCCATTTATGAGGAGTTTGTGCGCAGGAGTGTGGAGAGGGCCAAGAGGAGGACAGTAGGAAGCCCCTTCGATCCCACCACAGAGCAGGGTCCACAG ATCAGCCAGGAGCAGCAGAGCCGCGTGCTGGAGTTTATTCGAAGTGGCATCAGTGAGGGAGCCAGGCTGGAGTGTGGAGGCAAAGCCCTGGGCTTGAAAGGATTCTTCATCGAGCCCACTGTCTTCTCCAATGTCAAAGATGACATGCGCATCGCAAAAGAGGAG ATCTTTGGACCAGTTCAGCAGATCATGAAGTTCAAGACTATTGATGAGGTGATTGAAAGGGCCAACAACACAGAGTACGGCCTGGTGGCAGCTGTGTTCACCAGCGATATCACCAAAGCCATGACCATCTCCACAGCCATGCAGGCTGGCACCGTCTG GATAAACTGTTTCAATGCCCTGAGCACGCAGTGTCCATTTGGAGGATATAAGATGTCTGGCAACGGGCGTGAATT GGGGGATTGTGGCCTGAAGGAATACTCAGAGGTGAAGACCATCACCATAAAGATCTCAGCCAAGAACTCCTAA